A DNA window from Amycolatopsis sp. DSM 110486 contains the following coding sequences:
- a CDS encoding transketolase family protein — protein MPTTVNMRETFLATTEEIVDADPDVAVVLADISAAQLAGVARRHPDRVVNVGIREQLLVSTGAGFALAGLRPIIHTFSSFLVERAFEQIKLDLVHQDAGAVLVSYGSSYDMPAEGRTHQSPGDVALIDSLPCWYVHVPGHPDEARRLLLDSVPGDSRVYLRLSADQNAEPHLGVGFQRVRSGSNGVVLAVGPTLDRVLAASEGLDVTVLYASTIRPFDAAGLRAAVGDIADIVLVEPYLKGTSAYHVSEALRDVPHRLLSLGTLRDTEVRTYGKRADHDLAHGLDAGSIALSLKDFLRP, from the coding sequence ATGCCGACCACTGTGAACATGCGCGAAACCTTCCTCGCCACCACCGAGGAGATCGTGGACGCCGACCCGGATGTCGCAGTCGTGCTCGCCGACATCTCCGCCGCCCAGCTCGCCGGTGTGGCGCGGCGGCACCCGGACCGGGTGGTGAACGTCGGCATCCGCGAGCAGCTGCTCGTGAGCACGGGCGCCGGGTTCGCGCTGGCCGGCCTGCGCCCGATCATCCACACGTTCTCGTCGTTCCTCGTGGAGCGCGCGTTCGAGCAGATCAAGCTCGACCTGGTCCACCAGGACGCCGGCGCCGTGCTCGTGTCCTACGGCTCGTCCTACGACATGCCGGCCGAAGGACGCACGCACCAGTCGCCGGGCGACGTCGCGCTGATCGACTCCCTGCCGTGCTGGTACGTCCACGTGCCCGGCCACCCCGACGAGGCCCGCCGCCTGCTGCTCGACTCCGTGCCCGGCGACAGCCGCGTGTACCTGCGGCTCTCGGCCGACCAGAACGCCGAACCGCACCTCGGCGTCGGGTTCCAGCGGGTGCGCAGCGGCAGCAACGGCGTCGTGCTCGCTGTGGGTCCGACGCTCGACCGGGTGCTCGCCGCGAGCGAAGGCCTCGACGTGACGGTGCTGTACGCGTCGACGATCCGCCCGTTCGACGCCGCAGGGCTGCGTGCCGCCGTGGGGGACATCGCCGACATCGTGCTCGTGGAGCCGTACCTCAAGGGCACTTCTGCCTACCACGTGAGCGAAGCGCTGCGAGACGTTCCGCACCGCCTGCTGTCGCTCGGCACGCTGCGCGACACGGAGGTCCGCACCTACGGGAAGCGGGCCGACCACGACCTCGCGCACGGCCTCGACGCGGGCTCGATCGCGTTGTCCCTCAAGGACTTCCTGCGACCGTGA
- a CDS encoding RNA 2'-phosphotransferase, which yields MDEKHMIRVSKRLSHHLRHEPESIGLTLDAAGWVGVDELLAALRAHGVRVSRAELAEVVERNNKQRFAFDGSGTRIRANQGHSVSVELGLERLAPPEALYHGTATRFLPAIYTEGLRPMRRHAVHLSAAVETALAVGARHGRPVVLRVAAGEMAVAGHEFQRSANGVWLTAAVAPEYLTEN from the coding sequence ATGGATGAGAAACACATGATCCGCGTCTCGAAGCGGCTTTCCCACCACCTGCGCCACGAACCCGAGTCGATCGGCCTCACGCTCGATGCCGCCGGCTGGGTCGGGGTCGACGAGCTGCTGGCGGCGCTGCGCGCCCACGGCGTGCGGGTGAGCCGGGCCGAGCTGGCGGAAGTGGTGGAGCGCAACAACAAACAGCGCTTCGCCTTCGACGGGAGCGGAACGAGGATCCGCGCGAACCAGGGGCACAGCGTCAGCGTCGAGCTGGGTCTGGAGCGCCTCGCTCCGCCCGAGGCGCTCTACCACGGCACCGCGACGCGCTTCCTGCCCGCGATCTACACCGAAGGACTGCGGCCGATGCGCCGCCACGCCGTGCACCTGTCGGCCGCCGTCGAAACCGCGCTCGCGGTCGGGGCCCGGCACGGTCGTCCGGTGGTCCTTCGCGTTGCCGCGGGCGAAATGGCCGTCGCGGGACACGAGTTCCAACGCAGCGCGAACGGCGTGTGGCTGACCGCCGCCGTCGCGCCGGAGTACCTGACCGAGAACTAG
- a CDS encoding histidinol-phosphate transaminase has translation MTEATPAVPGAEVTLDALPLREDLRGKSPYGAPQLDVPVRLNTNENPYPPPPELVADVAEAVRAEAASLHRYPDRDAVVLRTELADYLTVSTRVVLSEANVWAANGSNEILQQILQAFGGPGRSALGFEPSYSMHPIISSGTRTEWVPVPRRPDFTLDTARAAELVAERQPDIVFVTSPNNPTGGSIPLEQLRGVLEAAPGIVVVDEAYAEFSSQPSAVRLIAEYPAKLIVSRTMSKAFAFAGGRLGYLAAAPAIVDALQLVRLPYHLSKLTQAAARAALRHADATLATVHKLSAERDRVVEALLGLGFTPVPSDANFVLFGQFADAKASWQSYLDHGVLIRDVGIEGHLRVTIGTPEENDAFLEASKEVPR, from the coding sequence ATGACCGAGGCGACCCCGGCCGTGCCCGGCGCCGAGGTGACCCTCGACGCCCTGCCGCTGCGCGAGGACCTGCGCGGCAAGAGCCCTTACGGCGCACCGCAGCTCGACGTGCCCGTGCGGCTCAACACCAACGAGAACCCGTACCCGCCGCCGCCCGAGCTGGTGGCCGACGTGGCCGAGGCCGTGCGCGCCGAAGCCGCTTCGCTGCACCGCTACCCGGACCGCGACGCCGTCGTGCTGCGCACCGAACTCGCCGACTACCTCACGGTGTCGACGCGCGTGGTGCTGTCGGAGGCGAACGTGTGGGCCGCCAACGGGTCCAACGAGATCCTGCAGCAGATCCTGCAGGCCTTCGGCGGGCCGGGCCGCAGCGCGCTCGGCTTCGAGCCGTCGTACTCGATGCACCCGATCATCTCCTCCGGCACGCGCACGGAGTGGGTGCCGGTGCCGCGCCGGCCCGACTTCACGCTCGACACCGCGCGCGCCGCGGAGCTGGTGGCCGAGCGGCAGCCGGACATCGTGTTCGTGACGAGCCCGAACAACCCCACCGGTGGGTCGATCCCGCTGGAGCAGCTGCGCGGGGTCCTCGAAGCCGCGCCGGGCATCGTCGTGGTGGACGAGGCCTACGCCGAGTTCTCCTCGCAGCCCAGTGCGGTCCGGCTCATCGCCGAGTACCCGGCGAAGCTGATCGTCTCGCGCACCATGAGCAAGGCGTTCGCCTTCGCCGGCGGACGGCTGGGTTACCTCGCGGCCGCGCCGGCCATCGTGGACGCCCTGCAGCTCGTGCGCCTGCCGTATCACCTGTCCAAGCTCACGCAGGCCGCCGCGCGCGCCGCCTTGCGCCACGCCGACGCCACGCTCGCCACCGTCCACAAGCTCTCCGCCGAACGCGACCGCGTGGTGGAAGCCTTGCTGGGACTCGGGTTCACCCCGGTGCCGAGCGACGCGAACTTCGTCCTCTTCGGACAGTTCGCCGACGCGAAGGCGAGCTGGCAGTCCTACCTGGACCACGGCGTGCTGATCCGCGACGTCGGCATCGAAGGCCACCTGCGCGTGACCATCGGCACCCCGGAAGAGAACGACGCGTTCCTCGAGGCGAGTAAGGAAGTACCGCGATGA
- a CDS encoding GNAT family N-acetyltransferase: MSGAADAEIVLTPLDEQALVRLLDVAVEGADPLEVLPPMDGPPGWTPERREAFLVFHRRNSLDPETATTSAWTIQVGGTIVGGARLHPVHRGKSVEIEAQVWVARWARGRGIGKWVTETLIDAAREGGGGRYVASTTTDNKAAQRLMKSVGANVDLHDGGVDSHLEI; the protein is encoded by the coding sequence GTGAGCGGAGCCGCCGATGCCGAGATCGTCCTGACCCCGCTGGACGAGCAGGCCCTGGTCCGGCTGCTCGACGTCGCGGTCGAGGGCGCCGACCCGCTCGAGGTGTTGCCGCCGATGGACGGCCCACCGGGCTGGACCCCCGAGCGGCGTGAGGCGTTCCTGGTGTTCCACCGCCGGAATTCGCTCGACCCGGAGACGGCGACCACCTCGGCCTGGACCATCCAGGTCGGCGGCACCATCGTCGGCGGCGCGCGGCTGCACCCCGTCCACCGTGGCAAGTCGGTCGAGATCGAGGCCCAGGTCTGGGTCGCCCGCTGGGCCAGGGGCCGCGGGATCGGCAAGTGGGTCACCGAGACCCTGATCGACGCGGCCCGCGAAGGCGGCGGAGGCCGGTATGTCGCTTCGACCACCACGGACAACAAGGCGGCACAACGCCTGATGAAATCCGTCGGTGCGAACGTCGACCTGCACGACGGCGGCGTCGACTCGCACCTCGAGATCTAG
- a CDS encoding TetR/AcrR family transcriptional regulator, translated as MTTAAPAEDTRTRLLGTALRLFAEHGVEGTSLQMIADALGVTKAAVYYHFKTKAEITEAVAAPAIRELDHIVSEAAKQRRRGTQVDYLLEGFVDLVVRHRVLVALFSSDPGINRAIENSTRGMEGFKNALIEILAGPEPDISSRVAALVTLTGLAMTGGSPDIAQLDDESLRRELVDAGRRLLGRPRRHHD; from the coding sequence ATGACTACCGCCGCCCCGGCAGAGGACACTCGGACGCGGCTGCTCGGCACCGCGCTGCGGCTGTTCGCCGAACACGGCGTGGAGGGCACGTCGCTGCAGATGATCGCCGACGCGCTCGGGGTGACCAAGGCGGCCGTGTACTACCACTTCAAGACCAAGGCGGAGATCACCGAAGCCGTCGCGGCGCCCGCCATCCGCGAGCTCGACCACATCGTGTCGGAGGCCGCGAAGCAGCGCCGCCGCGGCACGCAGGTCGACTACCTGCTCGAGGGCTTCGTGGATCTGGTGGTGCGCCACCGCGTGCTCGTCGCGCTGTTCTCCAGTGACCCGGGCATCAACCGCGCGATCGAGAACTCGACGCGCGGGATGGAGGGCTTCAAGAACGCCCTCATCGAAATCCTGGCCGGGCCCGAGCCCGACATCTCCTCACGGGTGGCGGCGCTGGTCACGCTCACCGGCCTCGCCATGACGGGCGGCTCGCCGGACATCGCTCAGCTCGACGACGAAAGCTTGCGCCGCGAGCTCGTCGACGCCGGCCGCCGGCTGCTCGGCCGGCCCCGCCGGCACCACGACTAG
- a CDS encoding thiamine pyrophosphate-dependent enzyme has product MTTTATAYADLPRLISLMTGDDKHQAAAESTVDVLWVLYDRVLDISPENFHDPGRDRFLLSKGHGPMAYYAVLTVKGFLDEAELADWSSARSRLGHHPDRKRAPGVEISSGSLGHGLPIALGTALGLRARGYVSRVVTLVGDAELDEGTNSEAIVVAARLGLDNLTTVVVDNQSSTHGWPGGIARRFEVEGWATRTVSGRDHEALYDAFTTEHPGRPLAVVAVVEPKG; this is encoded by the coding sequence ATGACCACCACAGCAACGGCATACGCGGATCTGCCCAGGCTGATCTCGCTGATGACCGGCGACGACAAGCACCAGGCCGCGGCGGAGTCCACAGTAGACGTTCTCTGGGTGCTCTACGACCGCGTGCTCGACATCTCGCCCGAAAACTTCCACGACCCCGGCCGTGACCGGTTCCTGCTCTCCAAGGGACACGGACCGATGGCCTACTACGCCGTGCTCACCGTCAAGGGTTTCCTCGACGAGGCCGAGCTCGCCGACTGGTCCTCGGCCCGCTCACGGCTCGGCCACCACCCGGACCGCAAACGCGCGCCCGGCGTCGAGATCTCCAGCGGTTCGCTGGGCCACGGCCTGCCGATCGCCCTCGGCACCGCGCTGGGCCTGCGGGCGCGCGGCTACGTCAGCCGCGTGGTGACCCTCGTCGGCGACGCCGAACTCGACGAAGGCACCAACTCCGAAGCGATCGTCGTCGCCGCGCGCCTGGGCCTGGACAACCTGACCACCGTGGTCGTGGACAACCAGTCGTCCACGCACGGCTGGCCCGGCGGCATCGCGCGCCGGTTCGAGGTCGAGGGCTGGGCCACGCGCACCGTCTCCGGCCGCGACCACGAAGCGCTCTACGACGCGTTCACCACCGAACACCCGGGGCGCCCGCTCGCCGTGGTCGCCGTCGTCGAACCGAAGGGCTGA
- a CDS encoding MMPL family transporter: MATFLYRLGRLSFRRRALVSAVWAAVLVALGIGALTLSGQLSDSVTIPGTESQQAIDQLQAKFPQAAAGGATARVVIAAPQGHTVTDAAGKAAVESTVASLKTAPKVSSVADPFQAKSISPDGRVALAQVSYQVKGFELTDSDRQALLDSANGAKQRGFEVEFGGDAVQAMPATGATEGLGVAVAAVVLIITFGSLLAAGIPLLTALIGVGIGMAGIMLASGSLELNSNTPVLALMIGLAVGIDYALFIVSRYRHELSIGREPEEAAGRAAGTAGSAVVFAGLTVIIALAGLTVVGIPFLGQMGIAAAATVAIAVLIALTLLPAILGFAGTRVMGGRIRLRRKTDKASHGERWARFVARHRWPVLLTALAGLVVVAIPALSMQLGLPNDSTAAPDSTQRKAYDLVSESFGAGANGPLLVVVDTGVNHDPESLKQAVAGISTLPDVAGVTPPRVNADGDTALLTVIPKSGPSSKQTEDLVAAIRSQSEALHETTGASLAVTGQTAANIDVSEKLSDAMIPYLALIVGLAFILLMLVFRSIVVPLKATLGFLGSVVATFGAVVAVFQWGWLTDLLGVASTGPIMSMLPILLIGVLFGLAMDYQVFLVTRMREEHVHGADPQEAMVTGFRHGSRVVTAAALIMISVFAGFVLAESTLIQSIGFALAFGVLVDAFVIRMTIVPAVMSLLGRHAWWLPRGLHKVLPNVDVEGEGLAKALEASDSRGSRGDDEREPARV, translated from the coding sequence GTGGCGACATTTCTGTACCGGCTCGGCCGGTTGTCGTTCCGGCGCCGCGCTCTCGTCTCGGCCGTGTGGGCGGCCGTGCTCGTGGCGCTCGGCATCGGCGCGCTCACGCTGTCCGGCCAGCTCTCGGACTCGGTGACGATCCCCGGGACCGAGTCACAGCAGGCGATCGACCAGCTCCAGGCGAAGTTCCCGCAGGCCGCGGCCGGTGGCGCGACCGCGCGGGTCGTGATCGCGGCCCCGCAGGGCCACACCGTGACCGACGCCGCCGGCAAGGCCGCGGTCGAGTCGACGGTGGCGAGCCTCAAGACGGCACCGAAGGTCTCGAGCGTGGCCGACCCGTTCCAGGCGAAGTCGATCTCGCCGGACGGCCGTGTGGCACTCGCCCAGGTGAGTTACCAGGTCAAGGGCTTCGAGCTCACGGACAGCGACCGCCAGGCGCTGCTCGACAGCGCGAACGGCGCCAAGCAGCGCGGTTTCGAAGTCGAGTTCGGCGGCGACGCGGTGCAGGCGATGCCCGCGACCGGCGCCACCGAGGGCCTCGGCGTGGCCGTCGCGGCCGTCGTGCTGATCATCACGTTCGGATCGCTACTGGCCGCCGGCATCCCGTTGCTCACCGCGCTGATCGGTGTCGGCATCGGCATGGCGGGCATCATGCTGGCCTCGGGTTCGCTCGAGCTGAACTCCAACACCCCGGTGCTGGCCCTGATGATCGGGCTCGCCGTGGGCATCGACTACGCGTTGTTCATCGTCTCCCGCTACCGGCACGAGCTCAGCATCGGGCGAGAACCCGAGGAGGCCGCGGGCCGAGCCGCGGGCACGGCCGGGTCCGCGGTGGTGTTCGCCGGGCTCACCGTGATCATCGCCCTGGCCGGGCTCACCGTGGTCGGCATCCCGTTCCTCGGCCAGATGGGCATCGCCGCGGCCGCGACCGTCGCGATCGCCGTGCTCATCGCGCTCACGCTGCTGCCGGCCATCCTCGGTTTCGCCGGTACCCGGGTCATGGGCGGCCGGATCCGCCTGCGCCGCAAGACGGACAAGGCTTCGCACGGCGAGCGCTGGGCCCGGTTCGTCGCCCGGCACCGCTGGCCCGTGCTACTCACGGCGCTCGCCGGCCTCGTCGTGGTCGCCATCCCGGCGCTGAGCATGCAGCTCGGCCTGCCCAACGACAGCACCGCGGCGCCCGATTCCACACAGCGCAAGGCCTACGACCTCGTGAGCGAGAGCTTCGGTGCCGGCGCCAACGGCCCGCTGCTCGTCGTCGTCGACACCGGCGTGAACCACGACCCCGAGTCGCTGAAGCAGGCCGTCGCGGGCATCAGCACACTGCCCGACGTGGCCGGGGTGACGCCGCCGCGCGTGAACGCCGACGGGGACACGGCGCTGCTGACCGTGATCCCGAAGAGCGGGCCGAGCAGCAAGCAGACCGAGGACCTGGTGGCGGCGATCCGCTCGCAGTCCGAGGCGCTGCACGAGACCACCGGCGCGAGCCTCGCCGTGACCGGCCAGACGGCCGCGAACATCGACGTGTCCGAGAAGCTGTCCGACGCGATGATCCCCTACCTGGCGCTGATCGTCGGGCTCGCGTTCATCCTGCTGATGCTGGTGTTCCGCTCGATCGTCGTGCCGCTGAAGGCGACGCTCGGCTTCCTCGGCTCGGTGGTCGCGACGTTCGGCGCCGTGGTCGCGGTGTTCCAGTGGGGCTGGCTGACCGACCTGCTCGGCGTCGCGTCGACCGGGCCGATCATGAGCATGCTGCCGATCCTGCTCATCGGTGTCCTCTTCGGACTCGCGATGGACTACCAGGTGTTCCTGGTGACGCGGATGCGCGAGGAGCACGTGCACGGCGCCGACCCGCAGGAGGCCATGGTCACCGGCTTCCGCCATGGATCGCGCGTGGTCACGGCCGCGGCCCTGATCATGATCAGCGTGTTCGCGGGCTTCGTGCTGGCGGAGTCGACACTGATCCAGTCGATCGGCTTCGCGCTCGCGTTCGGCGTGTTGGTGGACGCGTTCGTGATCCGGATGACGATCGTGCCGGCCGTGATGTCGCTGCTCGGGCGCCACGCCTGGTGGCTGCCGCGCGGTCTGCACAAGGTGCTGCCGAACGTCGACGTGGAGGGTGAGGGCCTGGCCAAGGCGCTCGAAGCGTCCGACTCCCGCGGCAGCCGCGGTGACGACGAGCGCGAGCCCGCCCGCGTGTGA
- the soxR gene encoding redox-sensitive transcriptional activator SoxR, producing MTRLAEHLSIGQVAERSGVPHTALRFYEDKGLITSERSAGNQRRYPRSVLRRIAFIRAAQRVGLSLEDISGALATLPADHAPTKADWARLSREWQHELDARIDALQRLRDRLTGCVGCGCLSLRSCSLYNADDELARFGPGASKLRPVSEGGI from the coding sequence ATGACGAGGTTGGCGGAGCACTTGAGCATCGGGCAGGTCGCCGAACGCAGCGGCGTTCCGCACACGGCCCTGCGGTTCTACGAGGACAAGGGGCTCATCACGTCCGAGCGCTCGGCCGGCAACCAGCGCCGCTACCCGCGTTCGGTGCTGCGGCGCATCGCCTTCATCCGGGCCGCGCAGCGCGTGGGCCTTTCGCTGGAGGACATCAGCGGCGCGCTGGCCACGCTGCCCGCCGACCACGCGCCCACGAAAGCCGACTGGGCGCGGCTCTCGCGCGAGTGGCAGCACGAGCTCGACGCGCGCATCGACGCCCTGCAGCGCCTGCGCGACCGCCTCACCGGCTGCGTCGGCTGCGGTTGCCTCTCGCTGCGCAGCTGCAGCCTGTACAACGCCGACGACGAGCTGGCCCGCTTCGGCCCCGGCGCGAGCAAGCTGCGCCCGGTCTCCGAGGGCGGCATCTGA
- the hisB gene encoding imidazoleglycerol-phosphate dehydratase HisB produces the protein MTRIGKVERTTKESSILVQLDLDGSGQVEISTGVPFYDHMLTAFGVHGSLDLKVEATGDIHIDAHHTVEDTAIVLGQALRQALGDKSGIRRFGDAWIPMDETLAHAAIDVSGRPYCVHVGEPEQFNTFTIGNNYPFVLTRHVFDSLSFHAQIALHVRVIHGRDPHHIAEAEYKAVARALRAATEPDPRAAGIPSTKGVL, from the coding sequence ATGACCCGCATCGGCAAGGTGGAACGCACGACCAAGGAGTCGTCGATCCTGGTCCAGCTCGACCTCGACGGCTCCGGCCAGGTCGAGATCTCCACCGGCGTGCCGTTCTACGACCACATGCTCACGGCGTTCGGCGTGCACGGCTCGCTGGACCTCAAGGTCGAGGCGACCGGCGACATCCACATCGACGCGCACCACACCGTCGAGGACACCGCCATCGTCCTGGGCCAGGCCCTGCGCCAGGCCCTGGGCGACAAGAGCGGCATCCGCCGCTTCGGCGACGCGTGGATCCCCATGGACGAAACCCTGGCCCACGCGGCGATCGACGTCTCGGGCCGCCCGTACTGCGTGCACGTGGGCGAGCCGGAGCAGTTCAACACGTTCACGATCGGCAACAACTACCCGTTCGTGCTCACGCGCCACGTGTTCGACTCGCTGTCGTTCCACGCGCAGATCGCGCTGCACGTGCGCGTGATCCACGGCCGCGACCCGCACCACATCGCGGAGGCGGAGTACAAGGCCGTCGCGCGGGCTCTGCGCGCTGCCACGGAACCCGACCCGCGAGCGGCCGGGATCCCGTCCACGAAGGGCGTGCTCTAG